A genomic region of Thunnus albacares chromosome 4, fThuAlb1.1, whole genome shotgun sequence contains the following coding sequences:
- the LOC122980747 gene encoding interferon-induced GTP-binding protein Mx-like has product MNSLNQQYEEKVRPCIDLIDSLRSLGVEKDLALPAIAVIGDQSSGKSSVLEALSGVALPRGSGIVTRCPLELKMKRKKEGEEWCGKISYQDSEKEIEDPADVEKKIREAQDEMAGVGVGISEDLISLEIASPDVPDLTLIDLPGIARVAVKGQPENIGDQIKRLIQKFITKQETISLVVVPCNVDIATTEALNMAQRVDPDGERTLGILTKPDLVDKGTEETVVDIVHNEVINLKKGYMIVRCRGQKEITEKVSLTEAIEREKAFFKDHVYFHTLYKDGLATVPRLAEKLTLELVQHIERSLPRLEEQIEEKLIQTQAELEKYGTGPPSDAGERLAFLIDKVSAFNQDALSLTTGEELKCGERLNVFSTLRREFGMWNAHLDLSGENFNKRIEREVEEYEAKYRGRELPGFINYKTFEIMVKEQIKQLEEPAVKKLKDTGDAVRKAFIQLAQSSFTGFPNLLKTAKAKIEAIKQEKESAAESTLRTQFKMELIVYSQDRTYSSSLSEKREEEEEERREKSKYPIFQERSIVYSMDNHATLQELMLHLKSYYKIASQRLADQIPMVIRYQMLQESAVQLQREMLQVLQDKENMEFLLKEDFDIGNKRASLQSRLKRLQRARAYLVEF; this is encoded by the exons ATGAACTCTCTGAACCAACAGTATGAGGAGAAGGTGCGTCCCTGCATTGATCTCATTGACTCTCTTCGCTCTCTGGGTGTAGAGAAGGACTTGGCGCTGCCTGCTATCGCCGTGATTGGAGACCAAAGCTCAGGGAAGAGCTCTGTGCTGGAGGCGCTGTCAGGTGTGGCTCTGCCAAGAGGAAGTG GCATTGTGACAAGATGTCCTCTtgaactgaagatgaaaagaaagaaagagggagaggagtggTGTGGAAAGATAAGTTACCAGGACTCTGAGAAAGAGATAGAAGACCCTGCAGATGTGGAGAAGAAGATTCGTGAAG CTCAGGATGAAATGGCCGGGGTCGGGGTGGGGATCAGTGAAGACCTCATCAGTCTGGAGATCGCCTCTCCTGATGTTCCAGACCTGACACTCATTGACCTGCCTGGCATCGCCAGAGTGGCTGTGAAGGGACAACCAGAGAACATTGGAGATCAG ATCAAGAGACTGATCCAGAAGTTCATCACAAAACAAGAGACCATCAGCTTGGTGGTTGTTCCATGCAACGTGGACATAGCAACCACAGAGGCTTTGAACATGGCACAGCGAGTGGATCCTGATGGAGAGAGGACTTTGG gtaTCTTAACCAAACCTGATCTAGTGGACAAAGGCACAGAAGAGACAGTGGTTGACATTGTCCATAATGAGGTCATCAACCTGAAGAAGGGCTACATGATCGTCAGGTGCAGGGGTCAGAAGGAGATCACAGAGAAGGTGTCTCTTACTGAAGcaatagaaagagagaaagcctTCTTCAAAGATCATGTGTATTTCCA CACTCTTTACAAGGACGGTCTTGCCACTGTTCCTAGACTGGCTGAGAAACTCACCCTTGAGCTGGTGCAACATATTGAG AGATCTCTGCCTCGACTGGAAGAGCAGATAGAGGAGAAACTAATACAGACTCAGGCAGAGCTGGAGAAATATGGCACTGGACCTCCATCTGACGCAGGCGAGAGACTCGCCTTCCTCATTGAT AAAGTGTCAGCATTCAATCAGGATGCCCTCAGTCTGACTACAGGTGAGGAACTCAAGTGTGGAGAAAGGCTCAATGTCTTTTCTACACTCAGAAGAGAGTTTGGGATGTGGAACGCCCACCTGGACCTCTCAGGAGAAAACT TTAATAAAAGAATTGAGAGAGAAGTGGAAGAATATGAAGCAAAGTACCGTGGAAGAGAACTGCCAGGCTTCATCAACTACAAGACCTTTGAGATCATGGTCAAGGAGCAGATTAAACAGCTGGAAGAACCAGCTGTCAAGAAACTCAAAGATACAGGAG ATGCTGTTAGGAAAGCTTTCATACAGCTGGCCCAAAGTAGCTTCACTGGATTTCCCAACCTTCTGAAAACAGCCAAG GCAAAGATTGAAGCCATTAAGCAAGAAAAGGAGTCCGCTGCAGAGTCCACGCTGAGAACTCAGTTCAAGATGGAGCTGATCGTTTACTCTCAGGACAGGACCTATAGCAGCAGTTTgagtgagaagagagaggaggaggaagaggagaggagagagaaatcGAAATACCCAATATTTCAAGAAAGGAGTATTGTGTACAGCATGGATAATCATGCAACACTCCAGGAGCTGATGTTGCACCTTAAATCATATTACAAA aTTGCCAGCCAGCGTCTGGCTGACCAGATCCCAATGGTGATCCGTTACCAGATGCTGCAAGAGTCTGCTGTCCAACTGCAGAGAGAGATGCTGCAGGTGCTTCAGGACAAGGAGAATATGGAGTTCTTACTGAAGGAGGATTTTGACATTGGCAACAAAAGGGCTTCTTTGCAGAGTCGCCTCAAGCGTCTCCAGAGGGCCCGTGCATACCTGGTGGAGTTCTAG
- the LOC122980748 gene encoding interferon-induced GTP-binding protein Mx, with protein sequence MNSLNQQYEEKVRPCIDLIDSLRSLGVEKDLALPAIAVIGDQSSGKSSVLEALSGVALPRGSGIVTRCPLELKMKRKKEGEEWYGKISYQDHDEEIEDPADVEKKIREAQDEMAGVGVGISDDLISLVIASPDVPDLTLIDLPGIARVAVKGQPENIGDQIKRLIQTFITRQETISLVVVPCNVDIATTEALNMAQRVDPDGERTLGILTKPDLVDKGTEETVVDIVHNEVINLKKGYMIVRCRGQKEITEKVSLTEAIEREKAFFKDHVYFHTLYNDGLATVPKLAEKLTLELVQHIERSLPRLEEQIEEKLAQTQAELEKYGTGPPSDAGERLAFLIDKVSAFNQDALSLTTGEELKCGERLNVFSTLRREFGKWNACLDHSGENFNRRIDREVEEYEERYRGRELPGFINYKTFELMVKEQIKQLEEPAVKKLKDVGDAVRKAFIQLAQSSFTGFPNLLKTAKAKIEAIKQEKESTAESTLRTQFKMELIVYSQDRTYSSSLSEKKREEEEEEKRDKSKGPLLFQERSIVYSMDNHATLQELMLHLKSYYHIASQRLADQIPMVIRYQMLQESAVQLQREMLQVLQDKENIEFLLKEDFDTGSKRAALQSRLKRLQRARAYLVEF encoded by the exons ATGAACTCTCTGAACCAACAGTATGAGGAGAAGGTGCGCCCCTGCATTGACCTCATTGACTCTCTTCGCTCTCTGGGTGTAGAGAAGGACTTGGCGCTGCCTGCTATCGCCGTGATTGGAGACCAAAGCTCAGGGAAGAGCTCTGTGCTGGAGGCGCTGTCAGGTGTGGCTCTGCCAAGAGGAAGTG GCATTGTGACAAGATGTCCTCTCGAactgaagatgaagagaaagaaagagggagaggagtggTATGGAAAGATAAGCTACCAGGACCATgacgaagaaatagaagacCCTGCAGATGTGGAGAAGAAGATTCGTGAAG CTCAGGATGAAATGGCCGGAGTCGGGGTGGGGATCAGTGATGACCTCATCAGTCTGGTGATTGCCTCTCCTGATGTTCCAGACCTGACGCTCATTGACCTGCCTGGTATCGCCAGAGTGGCTGTAAAGGGACAACCAGAGAACATTGGAGATCAG ATAAAGAGACTGATCCAGACGTTCATCACAAGACAAGAGACCATTAGCTTGGTGGTTGTTCCATGCAACGTGGACATAGCAACCACAGAGGCTTTGAACATGGCACAGCGAGTGGATCCTGATGGAGAGAGGACTTTGG gtaTCTTAACCAAACCTGATCTAGTGGACAAAGGCACAGAAGAGACAGTGGTTGACATTGTCCATAATGAGGTCATCAACCTGAAGAAGGGCTACATGATCGTCAGGTGCAGGGGTCAGAAGGAGATCACAGAGAAGGTGTCTCTTACTGAAGcaatagaaagagagaaagcctTCTTCAAAGATCATGTGTATTTCCA CACACTTTACAATGACGGTCTTGCTACTGTTCCTAAACTGGCTGAGAAACTCACCCTTGAGCTGGTGCAACATATTGAG AGATCTCTGCCTCGACTGGAAGAGCAGATAGAGGAGAAACTAGCACAGACTCAGGCAGAGCTTGAGAAATATGGCACTGGACCTCCATCTGATGCAGGCGAGAGACTCGCCTTCCTCATTGAT AAAGTGTCAGCATTCAATCAAGATGCCCTTAGTCTGACTACAGGTGAGGAACTCAAGTGTGGAGAAAGGCTCAATGTCTTTTCTACACTCAGAAGAGAGTTTGGGAAGTGGAATGCCTGCCTGGACCACTCAGGAGAAAACT TTAACAGAAGAATtgacagagaggtggaggaaTATGAAGAGAGGTACCGTGGAAGAGAACTGCCAGGCTTCATCAACTACAAGACTTTTGAGCTCATGGTCAAGGAGCAGATTAAACAGCTGGAAGAACCAGCTGTCAAGAAACTCAAAGATGTAGGAG ATGCTGTTAGGAAAGCGTTCATACAGCTGGCTCAAAGTAGCTTCACTGGATTTCCCAACCTTCTGAAAACAGCCAAG GCAAAAATCGAAGCCATTAAGCAGGAAAAGGAGTCTACTGCAGAGTCCACGCTGAGAACTCAGTTTAAGATGGAGCTGATCGTTTACTCTCAGGACAGGACCTACAGCAGCAGTTTGagtgagaagaagagagaggaggaggaagaggagaagagagacaaaTCGAAAGGCCCACTATTATTTCAAGAAAGGAGTATTGTGTACAGCATGGATAATCATGCAACACTCCAGGAGCTGATGTTGCACCTTAAGTCATATTACCAC aTTGCCAGCCAGCGTCTGGCTGACCAGATCCCAATGGTGATCCGCTACCAGATGCTGCAAGAGTCTGCTGTCCAACTGCAGAGAGAGATGCTGCAGGTGCTTCAGGACAAGGAGAATATAGAGTTCTTACTGAAGGAGGATTTTGACACTGGCAGCAAAAGGGCTGCTTTGCAGAGTCGCCTCAAGCGTCTCCAGAGGGCCCGTGCATACCTGGTGGAGTTCTAG
- the thoc7 gene encoding THO complex subunit 7 homolog translates to MGAVTDDEVIRKRLLIDGDGAGDDRRINVLLKSFTKWCNSPGSPEEGFTQYQRMLGTLAQCEFSMGKTLMVYDMNLREMENYEKIYTNIEQNITSAHEKIAECKKEIQRAKRIRKNRQEYDALAKVIQQHPDRHETLKQLEALDKELQQLSHIKENVDAKLELRKKQFHVLLSTIQELQQTLENDEKSDNDDNNQESPAENGE, encoded by the exons ATGGGAGCTGTTACAGATG ATGAAGTTATTCGGAAGCGTCTTCTTATCGACGGGGACGGAGCTGGAGATGACCGCCGAATCAATGTGCTGTTGAAGAGTTTCACCAAGTGGTGCAACTCTCCTGGGAGCCCGGAGGAAGG ATTCACACAGTACCAGAGGATGCTGGGTACACTGGCCCAGTGTGAATTCTCCATGGGGAAGACCTTGATGGTGTATGACATGAATCTTCGGGAAATGGAAAATTATGAGAAAATCTACACGAATAtag AACAAAATATCACATCTGCACATGAGAAGATAGCCGAATGCAAGAAAGAAATTCAGAGAGCAAAGAGAATACGAAAGAACCGCCAAG AGTATGACGCTTTGGCCAAGGTCATCCAGCAACATCCAGATCGTCACGAAACGCTAAA ACAGTTGGAGGCACTTGACAAAGAACTCCAGCAGCTGTCTCACATCAAGGAGAATGTGGATGCAAAG TTGGAGTTAAGGAAGAAGCAGTTCCATGTGCTACTCAGTACCATACAGGAACTACAGCAGACACTTGAGA ATGACGAGAAATCAGACAATGATGACAACAATCAGGAGAGCCCTGCAGAGAATGGTGAATGA